TCGCAGGATGAAGAAGAAGTCGCCGGTACAATTACGATTATCTATAATCACCACGTTAAAGGACTAAGCGATCTGCTTCTGGAACTTCAACATCAGCATCACGATATGATCATATCTGTTATGCATGTTCACCTTGAGCATGATCACTGTCTGGAAGTGATGGTAATAAAAGGCAGATCTGCTGAAGCAAAAGAGTTAGCCGGACGTTTGATTGGCGTAAAAGGGGTTAAACATGGCAAATTGACCATCACTTCAACCGGAAAGGGCTTAAACTGATAAGTTAACCAATTCTACCTTCCAAAATCCTGGGCCAACCTGCCAGGTCATAATGCCAAATCATTGATTCAAACAATCCTGTACTCCGGCATAGATTTTCAACTTGATCTTTCTGATCCGCTCCAATTTCCAACAATAAAAGAAATGGTCTTGTGATATATGCTTCAAGGTGTTCCAGAATTTCGCGATATCCATTTAACCCATCACTTCCCCCTGACAACGCTCCAATTGGTTCATAATCTTTGATTTCTCTTGGTAGCGTTTTAATGTCTTCATCATTCAGATACGGAGGATTCGCGGTTACAAGATTAAAAACCGGTTTTGGGGTAATTGCATTGAGAGCACTCAAATAGCTTCCCTGCAGCCATTTGAACTTGTTGTCCACACCGTACATGCCAGCATTTTTTCTGGCCAGGCTAATTGCATCGGCAGAAATATCTACAGCCCACATCTCAAGCCCCTCTAACTCAAGCATCAGGGTAATGGCAATAATTCCACTTCCGGTACCTAAATCTATAGCTCTGATCTTATTATTATGTACTGTAGACAGTTGTTTGCGCCAATCAAGAGCGCATTCTATAATCTGCTCTGTTTCCGGTCTTGGAATTAAAACATC
This is a stretch of genomic DNA from Bacillota bacterium. It encodes these proteins:
- the nikR gene encoding nickel-responsive transcriptional regulator NikR, whose protein sequence is MSGLIRFGISMEKELLSRLDREIVKRGYPNRSEAIRDLIRNQLVELDWSQDEEEVAGTITIIYNHHVKGLSDLLLELQHQHHDMIISVMHVHLEHDHCLEVMVIKGRSAEAKELAGRLIGVKGVKHGKLTITSTGKGLN
- the prmC gene encoding peptide chain release factor N(5)-glutamine methyltransferase; this translates as MISSMALETIGEALNRASLCLKKAGVQSSRTEADIILAYLLGIDRLRLLSDRDMILNRTIQRRFENAIERRCRHEPLAYITGEKYFYGRPFQVTRDVLIPRPETEQIIECALDWRKQLSTVHNNKIRAIDLGTGSGIIAITLMLELEGLEMWAVDISADAISLARKNAGMYGVDNKFKWLQGSYLSALNAITPKPVFNLVTANPPYLNDEDIKTLPREIKDYEPIGALSGGSDGLNGYREILEHLEAYITRPFLLLLEIGADQKDQVENLCRSTGLFESMIWHYDLAGWPRILEGRIG